In Haliscomenobacter hydrossis DSM 1100, the DNA window TCCCGCATCCGCCTGGCGCAGTGCGCCAGCGTCATTGAGGCCATCACCCAACATGAGGACCTTTTTGCCCTGGTTTTGCAACTCTTGAATGAATTGCAATTTATCTTTAGGGCTTTGGCGAAAATGCAGATTGGCGCGGTCTTTAAATATCGGCGCTAAGAGTTCTGCTTCGCGGTCGTTGTCGCCGCTCAACAGGTACACTTCGCCCAAACTTTGTAGGTATTGCAAGGTTTCCACGGCTTGTGGCCGCAAAAAATGCTCCAGGACAAAATATCCTTTTACTTCGTCGTTGATCTGCACGTAAACGCCCTCGCCATCTATCGCTGGATCAAGCGGCAAAACATCCATAAATGAACGGGAACCCAACTTGATTTTGCGGTTACCAATCGTTGCTTCTACCCCTTTTCCGATGGTTTCGCTGAACTCAGTTACGTCGTAATCTATGGCGATTTCTTCAGGATTGTCCTTGGACAATTCACGGTTTATCAACTTACTGGCCGGGTGGTTGCTTTGCCCACTCAATGCTGCAATTAGCTGCTTTTCGGTAGGACTTAAGGGAGAACCCACGAACTGCACCGCACTTTTTTGCCCAGCAGTAATGGTTCCTGTTTTGTCCACCACCACCGTATTTACCCGGTACAGTGCTTCAATGGCATTGGTGTTTTTGAGGAAAAAATGAAAACGCCCCAAAATGCGCAGGGCATTGCCCAAGGTGAAGGGGACCGCCAGTGCTCCGGCGCAAGGACAAGCCACGATCAGCACGGCAGTAAAGGCATTGATAGCAATGCTGGTATTGCGGGGCAACCAGTAAAACAAGGTCATAAACCCGATGAGTAAAATCGCCGTCGTGAAATAGCGACTGACTTTATTGGCGAGTACACTGGCCTGGCTTTCCTGTTTTTTGTTGAAAGCATCTTCGTTCCAGAGTTGGGTCAGGTAACTTTGACTGACTTTTTTGCTGAGGCTCAATTCAATGACACCACCCATTTGTCGGCCTCCGGCAAACACCCGTTCACCGCTGGGGACGTTCACAGGTTCGGCCTCGCCAGTGACAAAACTGTAATCGATCTTGGCTTCTCCACGCAAAATGACGGCATCGGCGGGGATCAATTCCCCATTGCGGACAAAGATGATATCACCCGCGTCGAGTTTGTCCAGAGCTACGGATTGTTCGGTTTGGCCCACTTTTTTGCGGGCAGAAATGGGGAAATACGACTTGTAATCCCGTTCAAATGAAATATGGTGATACGTGCGTTGCTGAAACCACTTGCCAATGAGTAAAAAGAAAATCAACCCAGCGAGGCTGTCCATGTAACCCGCTCCGGTATGGCTGAGAATTTCGTATACACTGCGCAGAAATAGTACTGCTGCACCTAAGGCGAGGGGTACGTCAATGTTGAGTTGGCCGCGGCGTAAACTCTGGTAGGCCGAACGGAAATAATCCTGGGCGCTAAAAAAGATCACGGGTAGCGATAACAGGATGTTGAGCAGACCAAAATATTTGGAGAATCCCGATTCGGTCAGGTGATCCAGTCCCAGGTATTCCGGGAAACTCAGCAGCATGATGTTGCCAAAAGCAAACCCGGCGACACCGATTTTATAGGCAAAACTGCGGTTGATGACCGGACGGGCCGCTTCATCCAAACTGCCCAAATTAATGGCCGGAGCATAACCCAGACTGGCCAATAGTTCGGCAATCTTACGCAAGCTGGTATATTCTTCCGAAAAAACGAGGTGCAATTCTCGCTTGAGAAAATTGACCTGTGATGATTGAACTCCATCGCTGAGTTTGTAGAGGTTTTCCAGCAGCCAGATACAGGACGCGCAGTGGATTTGGGGCAAAAAGAGGGTGATGCGGGTCGTTTTACCGTCGCTGAATTGCACCAGACGTTTGAGCACTTCCGGGTCGTCCAAAAAGGCATATTCTTCACGGCGCTTGCCGCGAAGGCTGATACCCGCCGTTTCATCAATGGCGTAGTATTGACATAAACCATTGGTGTTCAGGATTTCGTAAACGGTACGACAACCTTCACAACAAAAAGATTTTTCATCAAACGGAATGGGAGCAGTAGGCAGCGGTTCGCTGCAATGGTAGCATTGGGTATGGTTGTCTACCCGCACTTTTCCGGCATTTGACTTTAGGGTGGTACTCGCCGTCATCGACTCGTGTTTAAAGCATATTTGATATTGTGTGTAAAAGTACCTTGGGCCAAAATACCTGGCAGTGACTTTTGTCAGTATACCCGGATGATAAAATTGGGTTTAACCGGAGAGATTTGATTTAATGTGAAACTTTTTTTACTACCTTTCGAAACTATTTACACCACCTAAAGATACCTCATGAGTTCAAGCACGACACAGAAAGCAGGCAATTACCTTACTTCGATGATCATCATTGGAGTACTTTTTTTCATTTTCGGGTTTGTAACCTGGCTCAATGGAACCCTCATTCCTTTTCTCAAATTGGCTTGTGAATTAAAAACCGATACACAGGCGTTTTTTGTTACCTCTGCCTTTTACATGGCCTATTTTTTCCTGGCTATTCCCTCTTCCGGCATTTTGCAACGCACTGGTTTTAAGAATGGGATGGCCTTGGGTCTTCTGGTGATGGCTCTGGGCTCTTTGATCTTTATCCCCGCTGCCAATACGCGCAATTTTGCCCTTTTCCTCACGGGATTGTTTGTACAAGGCGCAGGTTTATCGCTTTTACAAACTGCTTCTAACCCCTACATCAGCATCATTGGGCCGATTGAAAGTGCGGCACAACGCATCAGTTTTATGGGGATTTGTAACAAAATTGCGGGTGCGCTGAGCCCACTTATTTTGGGGGCTATCGTGTTGAAAAATGCATCAAAGCTGGAACAAGACGTGCTGACAGCCACTAGCGAGGTGCAAAAAGCCGCATTGCTGGATGAATTGGCTCAAAGGGTGATCATGCCGTACACCATCATGGCGATCATTCTGGTTATTTTAGCGTTTTGGATTCGTCGCTCTGCTTTGCCCGATGTGAACATGGAAGCAGATCTGGAAGGTGATGACAAAGTAGCGACCAATAAAACCAGCGTATTCCAGTTTCCTCATTTGCTCTTGGGTTCCTTGTGTATTTTCATGTATGTTGGTGCCGAAGTCATGGCGGGGGACGTGATTGGGACTTATGGCAAAAACCTTGGGTTCTCGCTGGATCAGGCCAAATATTTCACTTCATTTACGTTAATTTCAATGTTGATTGGCTACATCATCGGTATTGTGGCCATTCCCAAATACATCACCCAGGAAAGCAGTTTGAAATACGCCGCGATCCTCGGGGTAATTTTTACCATTGCGGCTTTTTTGACCAAAGGGCAAACCTCCGTAACTTTCATTGCCTTGTTGGGCCTGGCGAATGCGCCGATGTGGCCAGCGATATTTCCATTGGGTATCAACAAGTTGGG includes these proteins:
- a CDS encoding heavy metal translocating P-type ATPase; protein product: MTASTTLKSNAGKVRVDNHTQCYHCSEPLPTAPIPFDEKSFCCEGCRTVYEILNTNGLCQYYAIDETAGISLRGKRREEYAFLDDPEVLKRLVQFSDGKTTRITLFLPQIHCASCIWLLENLYKLSDGVQSSQVNFLKRELHLVFSEEYTSLRKIAELLASLGYAPAINLGSLDEAARPVINRSFAYKIGVAGFAFGNIMLLSFPEYLGLDHLTESGFSKYFGLLNILLSLPVIFFSAQDYFRSAYQSLRRGQLNIDVPLALGAAVLFLRSVYEILSHTGAGYMDSLAGLIFFLLIGKWFQQRTYHHISFERDYKSYFPISARKKVGQTEQSVALDKLDAGDIIFVRNGELIPADAVILRGEAKIDYSFVTGEAEPVNVPSGERVFAGGRQMGGVIELSLSKKVSQSYLTQLWNEDAFNKKQESQASVLANKVSRYFTTAILLIGFMTLFYWLPRNTSIAINAFTAVLIVACPCAGALAVPFTLGNALRILGRFHFFLKNTNAIEALYRVNTVVVDKTGTITAGQKSAVQFVGSPLSPTEKQLIAALSGQSNHPASKLINRELSKDNPEEIAIDYDVTEFSETIGKGVEATIGNRKIKLGSRSFMDVLPLDPAIDGEGVYVQINDEVKGYFVLEHFLRPQAVETLQYLQSLGEVYLLSGDNDREAELLAPIFKDRANLHFRQSPKDKLQFIQELQNQGKKVLMLGDGLNDAGALRQADAGIAITEDTANFTPASDAILSAERFHRLPAYMEYARRSIHLVFGAYSLALLYNIVGLSFAVQGTLSPVVAAILMPLSSITIVIFGTISSNWLAAKVLKK
- a CDS encoding sugar MFS transporter; translated protein: MSSSTTQKAGNYLTSMIIIGVLFFIFGFVTWLNGTLIPFLKLACELKTDTQAFFVTSAFYMAYFFLAIPSSGILQRTGFKNGMALGLLVMALGSLIFIPAANTRNFALFLTGLFVQGAGLSLLQTASNPYISIIGPIESAAQRISFMGICNKIAGALSPLILGAIVLKNASKLEQDVLTATSEVQKAALLDELAQRVIMPYTIMAIILVILAFWIRRSALPDVNMEADLEGDDKVATNKTSVFQFPHLLLGSLCIFMYVGAEVMAGDVIGTYGKNLGFSLDQAKYFTSFTLISMLIGYIIGIVAIPKYITQESSLKYAAILGVIFTIAAFLTKGQTSVTFIALLGLANAPMWPAIFPLGINKLGKFTKIGSAFMIMGIAGGAIIPLVYGEISKSLGFQMAFMVTMLPCYLYVLYYAMAGYRTK